One Solanum stenotomum isolate F172 unplaced genomic scaffold, ASM1918654v1 scaffold16821, whole genome shotgun sequence DNA segment encodes these proteins:
- the LOC125850410 gene encoding uncharacterized protein LOC125850410, which translates to MWDEFDAIVPPPSCVCEKSKSYVDHMQYLRLFAFLMGLNETYGHARCQILMMIHLPSVSKAYAMIMADESQRVTSSMRTGGDMIKVTSLYAGRGNYSRNNRFEGDKNDSSVNTGRDNYNTKKKVNWNLLCEHCKIYGHTKKNCFTLVGYLEDWKFKKGGQGAEPNYNQSRGMNSAKGKCIANNVQVEKCDDESRSDVFGGVNTGSKHEQGAYDFHSIHTNLQAFAARPDYTPSQYKKIMKLLNEEEDAGAVDMANMTGIFDDIVPCSVSNRTGDYVAVMSTNNDTHKRGNKWIVDSGATCHMTSNLGNLDHVNTSDKILGRRAYLPNGQTTLITHSCSCRVLENVLVVPDFKHDLLSVSQLNKQLKYYVCFFPEFCVFQDLSNGEVKGIGKEVDGLYYFSNHFSHDGPDNVGDKVMMTKTGGTNGMVWHNRLGYPFVKVLKQLSLVEKESDVRMSLVSNQFKRQVSRIRSDNGTEFFSKECSVLLSSLGIIHESSCPHTPQQNGVVERKYRHILEVARALRFQGSITIRFWGESVTTAVYLINMMLTEVLQEQSPYQVFHSTMPKLDHLRTMGCLGYATTLVKEDKFSPRANDCVMICYASTQKGYLLYNLSLKKFIASRDVIFKEHVFPFSKLHDKHMPPFVRQVFIDDELLPAVTEVHDLNPVVSDDGHQQPDHDTTIEEVE; encoded by the exons ATGTGGGATGAATTTGATGCAATTGTACCCCCACCTTCCTGCGTCTGTGAGAAATCCAAAAGTTATGTGGATCACATGCAGTATTTGCGATTGTTTGCCTTTTTAATGGGTTTGAATGAGACGTATGGACATGCACGTTGTCAGATATTAATGATGATCCATTTGCCAAGTGTTAGTAAGGCATATGCCATGATAATGGCAGATGAGAGTCAGAGAGTCACTTCGAGCATGCGTACTGGTGGAGATATGATTAAAGTTACATCTCTATATGCAGGTAGAGGGAATTATTCTAGAAATAATCGTTTTGAAGGAGATAAAAATGATTCATCAGTGAATACTGGGAGAGATAATTACAATACCAAAAAGAAAGTGAACTGGAACCTATTATGTGAGCATTGTAAGATATATGGTCATACTAAGAAAAACTGTTTCACACTAGTTGGTTATCTTGAGGACTGGAAGTTTAAAAAGGGTGGACAAGGTGCAGAACCCAACTACAATCAATCTAGAGGAATGAATTCAGCAAAAGGAAAATGTATTGCTAACAATGTGCAGGTTGAAAAATGTGATGATGAGTCCAGAAGTGATGTTTTTGGAGGAGTAAACACAGGATCAAAACATGAACAAGGTGCCTATGATTTCCATTCCATTCACACTAATTTGCAGGCTTTTGCTGCTAGGCCTGACTACACTCCCAGTCAgtataaaaaaatcatgaaactgTTGAATGAAGAAGAGGATGCTGGAGCTGTAGATATGGCAAACATGACAGGTATTTTTGATGACATAGTCCCATGTTCAGTGTCTAATAGAACAGGAGACTATGTAGCTGTCATGAGTACAAATAATGATACACATAAAAGAGGAAACAAATGGATAGTTGATTCAGGGGCAACATGTCATATGACATCCAATCTAGGTAATTTGGATCATGTTAATACATCTGATAAAATTCTTGGTAGGAGAGCATACTTACCTAATGGTCAGACCACCTTAATTACTCATTCATGCAGTTGTAGAGTGTTAGAAAATGTATTGGTAGTGCCTGATTTTAAACATGACTTGCTATCAGTATCTCAGCTAAATAAGCAATTGAAATATTATGTATGTTTCTTTCCTGAGTTTTGTGTTTTTCAGGACCTCTCCAATGGAGAGGTGAAGGGGATTGGTAAGGAAGTTGATGGTTTATACTACTTTTCAAATCATTTCTCCCATGATGGACCAGATAATGTTGGTGACAAAGTAATGATGACAAAGACTGGAGGTACAAATGGCATGGTTTGGCACAACAGGCTGGGTTATCCCTTTGTTAAAGTCCTTAAACAGTTATCTTTAGTAGAAAAGGAATCTGATGTTAGAATGT CATTGGTCAGTAATCAGTTTAAAAGGCAAGTAAGTAGGATAAGATCCGACAATGGAACTGAGTTCTTCAGTAAAGAATGCAGTGTCCTTCTATCTTCTTTGGGGATTATCCATGAAAGCAGTTGTCCACacactccacaacaaaatggagtagTGGAAAGGAAATATAGACACATACTTGAAGTGGCTAGAGCATTAAGGTTTCAAGGGTCTATCACTATCAGGTTTTGGGGAGAGTCTGTTACAACAGCTGTGTATTTGATCAATATGATGCTTACTGAGGTTTTGCAGGAACAGTCACCTTATCAGGTCTTTCATAGTACAATGCCTAAACTTGATCATTTAAGGACAATGGGTTGCCTAGGCTATGCCACTACACTTGTTAAGGAGGATAAGTTTTCTCCTAGGGCTAATGATTGTGTCATGATATGCTATGCATCTACTCAGAAGGGGTACTTGTTATACAACTTGAGTCTCAAGAAGTTTATAGCAAGTAGAGATGTGATCTTCAAGGAGCATGTGTTTCCTTTTAGTAAGTTACACGACAAGCACATGCCACCTTTTGTCAGACAAGTGTTTATTGATGATGAATTGTTACCTGCAGTTACTGAGGTACATGATCTTAATCCTGTTGTTTCTGATGATGGTCATCAACAACCTGATCATGATACAACAATAGAAGAAGTGGAATGA